Proteins from a single region of Synechococcus sp. WH 8109:
- a CDS encoding 6-carboxytetrahydropterin synthase, whose amino-acid sequence MTETKSPARHGQGRGCVITRRACFSASHRYWLPELSVDDNAARFGPCALAPGHGHNYELIVSMAGGLDADGMVLNLSEVKHAIRNEVTGQLDFRFLNEAWPEFDVATPQGCLPTTEALVRVIWQRLSPHLPITALRLYEQPGLWADYLGHPMDAFLTIRTHFAAAHRLARPELTQEENEAIYGKCARPHGHGHNYLVDVTVRGQIDPRTGMVCDLSALQRLVDDLVVEPFDHTFLNKDVPFFEECVPTAENIALHIADRLSSPIKAIGASLHKVRLQESPNNAAEVYAEAPQLEMSPAALDAVAAV is encoded by the coding sequence ATGACTGAAACGAAGTCACCAGCACGGCACGGCCAAGGTCGTGGTTGTGTTATCACCAGGAGGGCCTGTTTCAGTGCCAGCCATCGCTATTGGCTGCCAGAACTGTCTGTCGATGACAATGCCGCCCGTTTCGGGCCCTGCGCTTTGGCTCCTGGCCACGGGCACAACTACGAGCTGATTGTCTCCATGGCTGGCGGTCTGGACGCCGACGGCATGGTGCTCAACCTTTCGGAGGTGAAGCACGCCATCCGCAATGAGGTGACTGGTCAGCTCGATTTCCGCTTCCTCAATGAGGCCTGGCCGGAATTTGACGTTGCCACCCCTCAAGGTTGCCTCCCCACCACTGAGGCCCTGGTGCGGGTGATCTGGCAACGCCTCAGCCCCCATCTGCCGATCACGGCGCTGCGCCTCTACGAACAACCGGGCCTTTGGGCCGACTATCTCGGACATCCCATGGACGCCTTCCTCACCATCCGCACTCACTTCGCCGCCGCTCACCGACTGGCCCGCCCGGAACTCACTCAGGAAGAGAACGAAGCGATCTACGGCAAGTGCGCACGTCCCCATGGCCATGGCCACAACTACCTGGTGGACGTGACCGTGCGCGGTCAGATCGATCCCCGCACCGGCATGGTCTGTGACCTTTCTGCCTTGCAGCGCCTGGTTGATGATCTGGTGGTCGAGCCCTTCGACCACACTTTCCTCAACAAGGACGTGCCCTTCTTCGAGGAGTGCGTGCCCACGGCTGAGAACATCGCCCTGCACATCGCTGATCGTCTTTCCAGCCCGATCAAGGCCATCGGCGCCAGCTTGCACAAGGTGCGATTGCAGGAGAGCCCAAACAATGCGGCCGAGGTTTATGCCGAAGCACCGCAGCTGGAGATGTCCCCAGCTGCTCTTGATGCCGTGGCTGCCGTCTGA